One segment of Sander vitreus isolate 19-12246 chromosome 20, sanVit1, whole genome shotgun sequence DNA contains the following:
- the vps39 gene encoding vam6/Vps39-like protein isoform X2 has translation MHDAYEPVPILEKLPLQIDCLAAWEDWLLVGTKPGHLLLYRIKKDAGTNHFEVTLEKSNKNFSKKIQQLYVVSQYKILVSLLENNIHVHDLLTFQQITVVSKAKGATLFACDLQQTSAGEERLRMCVAVKKKLQLYYWKDREFHELQGDFGAPDIPKSMAWCENSICVGFKRDYYLIRMDGRGSIKELFPTGKQLEPLVAPLADGKVALGQDDLTVVLNEEGVCTQKCALNWTDIPIAMEHQPPYIIAVLPRYVEIRTFEPRLLVQSVELQRPRFITSAGQNIVYVASNHFVWRLVPVSIASQIRQLLQDKQFELALQLAMKDDSDGDKKQQIHHIQNLYAFNLFCQKRFDDSMQVFAKLGTDPTHVIGLYPDLLPSDYRKQLHYPNPLPTLSGAELEKAHLALIDYLTQKRSHLVKQLNDSDPSTTSPLMEGTPTIKSRKKLLQIIDTTLLKCYLHTNVALVSPLLRLENNHCHIEESEYVLKKAHKYSELIILYEKKGLHQKALQVLLDQSTKANSPLKGHERTVQYLQRLGMENLGIIFEFSPWVLKICPEDGLKIFTEDLTEVETLPRDKVLNFLKEGFKELAIPYLEHIIYVWDDKGPEFHNVLIQLYLERVQGLMKQYLNSLPEGVPAVAAGKEEGDLGEFRNKLLSFLDISTSYEPARLISDFPFDGLLEERALLLGRMGKHEQALFIYVHILRDTRMAEEYCHGHYNSLVEGNKDVYLSLLRMYLSPPDVHCLGPIKMELSEPQANLQAALHVLELHHSKLNTTKAINLLPANTQIREIQVFLESVLEERAQRKRCNQVLKSLLQAEFLRVQEERIFHQQVKCVITEEKTCRVCKKKIGNSAFARYPNGVVVHYFCCKDRNACPTEQ, from the exons AACCATTTCGAGGTGACACTGGAAAAATCCAATAAGAACTTCTCAAAGAAGATTCAGCAG CTGTACGTTGTCTCGCAGTACAAAATTCTTGTCAGTCTTCTAG AGAACAACATCCACGTCCATGACCTCCTCACCTTCCAACAGATCACTGTAGTGTCCAAAGCCAAAGGAGCCACGCTCTTCGCCTGTGACCTGCAG CAAACCAGCGCAGGAGAGGAAAGGTTGAGAATGTGTGTCGCAGTGAAAAAGAAGCTCCAGCTGTATTACTGGAAGGACAGAGAGTTCCACGAGCTGCAG GGGGACTTTGGTGCACCAGACATTCCAAAGTCCATGGCTTGGTGTGAAAACTCCATATGTGTTGGTTTCAAGCGAGACTATTACCTCATTCGG ATGGATGGCCGTGGCTCCATCAAGGAGCTCTTCCCCACTGGGAAACAGTTGGAGCCTCTGGTTGCCCCACTGGCTGATGGGAAGGTGGCTCTTGGCCAGGACGACCTAACTGTAGTGCTAAATGAAGAGGGCGTTTGCACCCAGAAGTGTGCCCTGAACTGGACAGACATCCCTATAGCAATGG AGCACCAGCCTCCGTACATCATAGCTGTTCTCCCTCGGTACGTGGAGATCCGGACGTTTGAGCCGAGGCTGCTGGTGCAGAGTGTGGAGCTGCAGAGGCCGCGTTTCATCACCTCAGCAGG GCAAAATATTGTTTATGTTGCCAGCAACCACTTTGTGTGGCGCCTGGTGCCCGTGTCAATAGCCAGCCAGATCCGACAGCTTCTTCAGGACAAGCAGTTTGAGCTGGCTCTGCAGCTGGCG ATGAAGGATGATTCGGATGGTGATAAGAAGCAGCAGATACATCACATCCAGAATCTCTATGCCTTCAATCTGTTTTGCCAGAAGAGATTTGATGACTCCATGCAGGTGTTTGCCAAACTGGGCACAG ATCCCACCCATGTGATTGGCCTGTACCCAGACCTGCTCCCGTCGGACTACCGCAAACAGCTGCACTATCCTAACCCTCTGCCTACTCTGTCCGGGGCAGAGCTGGAGAAGGCTCATCTCGCTCTCATCGATTACCTCACCCAg AAACGCAGCCACCTGGTGAAACAGCTGAATGACTCTGACCCTTCTACAACGTCTCCGCTCATGGAGGGCACGCCTACTATTAAAAGCCGCAAAAAGCTCCTGCAGATCATCGATACCACCCTGCTGAAATGTTACTTACAC ACCAACGTGGCCCTGGTGTCGCCTCTCCTTCGTCTGGAAAACAACCACTGCCACATCGAGGAGAGCGAGTACGTCCTGAAAAAGGCCCATAAGTACAGCGAGCTCATTATTCTCTATGAGAAGAAAGGCCTGCACCAGAAAG CTCTGCAGGTGCTGCTGGACCAGTCCACCAAGGCCAACTCTCCACTGAAGGGCCATGAGCGAACGGTGCAGTACCTTCAAAGACTGG gaatggAGAATTTGGGAATAATCTTTGAGTTTTCTCCCTGGGTGTTGAAGATCTGTCCTGAGGATGGCTTGAAG ATCTTCACCGAGGACCTGACAGAGGTGGAGACTCTGCCCAGAGACAAGGTGCTGAACTTTCTGAAGGAGGGCTTTAAGGAGCTCGCCATCCCATATTTGGAGCACATCATTTACGTGTGGGATGATAAGGGCCCAGAGTTTCACAACGTGCTGATCCAGCTCTACCTGGAGAGGGTTCAAGGCCTCATGAAACAGTACCTCAACTCACTGCCAGAAG GAGTTCCAGCTGTTGCTGCGGGTAAGGAGGAAGGTGATCTGGGAGAGTTCAGGAACAAGCTGCTGTCGTTCCTGGATATTTCTACCAGCTATGAACCAGCCAGACTCATCAGTGACTTTCCCTTTGACG GTCTGCTGGAGGAACGGGCTCTGCTGCTGGGTCGGATGGGTAAACACGAGCAAGCGCTCTTCATCTATGTGCACATCCTGAGAGACACACGCATGGCTGAAGA ATACTGTCACGGCCATTACAACAGTTTAGTCGAAGGGAATAAAGAT GTTTATCTGTCCTTGCTGCGAATGTACCTGTCACCTCCCGACGTCCACTGCCTGGGGCCCATCAAGATGGAGCTGTCGGAGCCTCAGGCCAACCTGCAGGCGGCCCTGCACGTCCTGGAACTGCACCACAGCAAACTCAACACCACCAAG GCCATCAATCTGCTCCCAGCCAACACCCAGATCCGAGAGATCCAGGTGTTCCTGGAGAGCGTCCTGGAGGAGAGGGCGCAGAGGAAACGCTGCAACCAGGTGCTGAAGAGTCTGCTGCAGGCCGAATTCCTCAGG GTGCAAGAGGAGCGAATCTTCCACCAGCAGGTTAAATGTGTCATTACAGAGGAGAAGACCTGCAGAGTCTGCAAGAAGAAAATAGGCAACAG tgCGTTTGCCAGGTATCCCAACGGCGTGGTGGTGCATTACTTCTGCTGCAAAGACCGCAACGCGTGTCCCACTGAGCAGTAA
- the vps39 gene encoding vam6/Vps39-like protein isoform X1 has protein sequence MHDAYEPVPILEKLPLQIDCLAAWEDWLLVGTKPGHLLLYRIKKDAGTNHFEVTLEKSNKNFSKKIQQLYVVSQYKILVSLLENNIHVHDLLTFQQITVVSKAKGATLFACDLQQTSAGEERLRMCVAVKKKLQLYYWKDREFHELQGDFGAPDIPKSMAWCENSICVGFKRDYYLIRMDGRGSIKELFPTGKQLEPLVAPLADGKVALGQDDLTVVLNEEGVCTQKCALNWTDIPIAMEHQPPYIIAVLPRYVEIRTFEPRLLVQSVELQRPRFITSAGQNIVYVASNHFVWRLVPVSIASQIRQLLQDKQFELALQLAKMKDDSDGDKKQQIHHIQNLYAFNLFCQKRFDDSMQVFAKLGTDPTHVIGLYPDLLPSDYRKQLHYPNPLPTLSGAELEKAHLALIDYLTQKRSHLVKQLNDSDPSTTSPLMEGTPTIKSRKKLLQIIDTTLLKCYLHTNVALVSPLLRLENNHCHIEESEYVLKKAHKYSELIILYEKKGLHQKALQVLLDQSTKANSPLKGHERTVQYLQRLGMENLGIIFEFSPWVLKICPEDGLKIFTEDLTEVETLPRDKVLNFLKEGFKELAIPYLEHIIYVWDDKGPEFHNVLIQLYLERVQGLMKQYLNSLPEGVPAVAAGKEEGDLGEFRNKLLSFLDISTSYEPARLISDFPFDGLLEERALLLGRMGKHEQALFIYVHILRDTRMAEEYCHGHYNSLVEGNKDVYLSLLRMYLSPPDVHCLGPIKMELSEPQANLQAALHVLELHHSKLNTTKAINLLPANTQIREIQVFLESVLEERAQRKRCNQVLKSLLQAEFLRVQEERIFHQQVKCVITEEKTCRVCKKKIGNSAFARYPNGVVVHYFCCKDRNACPTEQ, from the exons AACCATTTCGAGGTGACACTGGAAAAATCCAATAAGAACTTCTCAAAGAAGATTCAGCAG CTGTACGTTGTCTCGCAGTACAAAATTCTTGTCAGTCTTCTAG AGAACAACATCCACGTCCATGACCTCCTCACCTTCCAACAGATCACTGTAGTGTCCAAAGCCAAAGGAGCCACGCTCTTCGCCTGTGACCTGCAG CAAACCAGCGCAGGAGAGGAAAGGTTGAGAATGTGTGTCGCAGTGAAAAAGAAGCTCCAGCTGTATTACTGGAAGGACAGAGAGTTCCACGAGCTGCAG GGGGACTTTGGTGCACCAGACATTCCAAAGTCCATGGCTTGGTGTGAAAACTCCATATGTGTTGGTTTCAAGCGAGACTATTACCTCATTCGG ATGGATGGCCGTGGCTCCATCAAGGAGCTCTTCCCCACTGGGAAACAGTTGGAGCCTCTGGTTGCCCCACTGGCTGATGGGAAGGTGGCTCTTGGCCAGGACGACCTAACTGTAGTGCTAAATGAAGAGGGCGTTTGCACCCAGAAGTGTGCCCTGAACTGGACAGACATCCCTATAGCAATGG AGCACCAGCCTCCGTACATCATAGCTGTTCTCCCTCGGTACGTGGAGATCCGGACGTTTGAGCCGAGGCTGCTGGTGCAGAGTGTGGAGCTGCAGAGGCCGCGTTTCATCACCTCAGCAGG GCAAAATATTGTTTATGTTGCCAGCAACCACTTTGTGTGGCGCCTGGTGCCCGTGTCAATAGCCAGCCAGATCCGACAGCTTCTTCAGGACAAGCAGTTTGAGCTGGCTCTGCAGCTGGCG AAGATGAAGGATGATTCGGATGGTGATAAGAAGCAGCAGATACATCACATCCAGAATCTCTATGCCTTCAATCTGTTTTGCCAGAAGAGATTTGATGACTCCATGCAGGTGTTTGCCAAACTGGGCACAG ATCCCACCCATGTGATTGGCCTGTACCCAGACCTGCTCCCGTCGGACTACCGCAAACAGCTGCACTATCCTAACCCTCTGCCTACTCTGTCCGGGGCAGAGCTGGAGAAGGCTCATCTCGCTCTCATCGATTACCTCACCCAg AAACGCAGCCACCTGGTGAAACAGCTGAATGACTCTGACCCTTCTACAACGTCTCCGCTCATGGAGGGCACGCCTACTATTAAAAGCCGCAAAAAGCTCCTGCAGATCATCGATACCACCCTGCTGAAATGTTACTTACAC ACCAACGTGGCCCTGGTGTCGCCTCTCCTTCGTCTGGAAAACAACCACTGCCACATCGAGGAGAGCGAGTACGTCCTGAAAAAGGCCCATAAGTACAGCGAGCTCATTATTCTCTATGAGAAGAAAGGCCTGCACCAGAAAG CTCTGCAGGTGCTGCTGGACCAGTCCACCAAGGCCAACTCTCCACTGAAGGGCCATGAGCGAACGGTGCAGTACCTTCAAAGACTGG gaatggAGAATTTGGGAATAATCTTTGAGTTTTCTCCCTGGGTGTTGAAGATCTGTCCTGAGGATGGCTTGAAG ATCTTCACCGAGGACCTGACAGAGGTGGAGACTCTGCCCAGAGACAAGGTGCTGAACTTTCTGAAGGAGGGCTTTAAGGAGCTCGCCATCCCATATTTGGAGCACATCATTTACGTGTGGGATGATAAGGGCCCAGAGTTTCACAACGTGCTGATCCAGCTCTACCTGGAGAGGGTTCAAGGCCTCATGAAACAGTACCTCAACTCACTGCCAGAAG GAGTTCCAGCTGTTGCTGCGGGTAAGGAGGAAGGTGATCTGGGAGAGTTCAGGAACAAGCTGCTGTCGTTCCTGGATATTTCTACCAGCTATGAACCAGCCAGACTCATCAGTGACTTTCCCTTTGACG GTCTGCTGGAGGAACGGGCTCTGCTGCTGGGTCGGATGGGTAAACACGAGCAAGCGCTCTTCATCTATGTGCACATCCTGAGAGACACACGCATGGCTGAAGA ATACTGTCACGGCCATTACAACAGTTTAGTCGAAGGGAATAAAGAT GTTTATCTGTCCTTGCTGCGAATGTACCTGTCACCTCCCGACGTCCACTGCCTGGGGCCCATCAAGATGGAGCTGTCGGAGCCTCAGGCCAACCTGCAGGCGGCCCTGCACGTCCTGGAACTGCACCACAGCAAACTCAACACCACCAAG GCCATCAATCTGCTCCCAGCCAACACCCAGATCCGAGAGATCCAGGTGTTCCTGGAGAGCGTCCTGGAGGAGAGGGCGCAGAGGAAACGCTGCAACCAGGTGCTGAAGAGTCTGCTGCAGGCCGAATTCCTCAGG GTGCAAGAGGAGCGAATCTTCCACCAGCAGGTTAAATGTGTCATTACAGAGGAGAAGACCTGCAGAGTCTGCAAGAAGAAAATAGGCAACAG tgCGTTTGCCAGGTATCCCAACGGCGTGGTGGTGCATTACTTCTGCTGCAAAGACCGCAACGCGTGTCCCACTGAGCAGTAA